CTAAACGCTCAAGCGGTTTGGCGGCGTTACTGATCAACACCTGCTGACTCCCCTTTAACCACTCAATAGCAGATAAATCTATCTCCATAGGTGTATCATAAAAGTTTGCCAGCACTAGCAAATGCTCATCAGCTAAATTACGACTATAAGCAAACAGCTGTGCATGCTCAGCAAACAACGGCTGATAATCACCATCAACAATAACTGCCTGTTCTTTACGCAATTGAATCAACTTTTGATAATACTTAAACACCGACTTTGCCGCTGCACAATCAGCTGCGGCATTCACTTCATCAGCATTTCTGCCGGCACTAATCCATGGTTTACCGCTGGTAAACCCATTAGCATGGCCACTATCCCAAGTCATCGGCGTCCGACCATTATCCCGCGACTTCGCCGCTAAGATATCCAGCACCTCAGCCTCTGGTATATTGGCATTACGCAAAATCTCAAAAGCATTGAGCGACTCAACATCGCGATACTGATGAATTGAAGTAAAATCAGGATTTCCGGTTGCAAACTCTTCGCCCTGATAAATGTATGGCGTCCCTTGCATACCATGCAAAACTGTTGCCAACATTGTCGCACTCTCAAAGCGATACTCATGATCATTCCCAAAACGTGATAACGCTCGCGGCTGATCATGATTGTTCCAGAACAAGGCGTTCCAACCACCACCTTCGTGCATACCAACCTGCCACTCTGTAAATAACTGCTTTAACTCAGCAAAATCAAAAGGCGTCTTGGTCCACTTGGCTTTATCCTTATAATCAACCTTTAAATGATGGAAATTAAATACCATATCCAGTTCTTCATTCGCTGGATTAGTATAACGGATACAACTCGCTAAGTTTGTCGATGACATTTCACCGGTTGTTAAGGCATCCGGAAACTGAGCCAGAACTTCACGATTCATTTCATGCAAAAACTCATGAATGCGTGGACCATCAGTATAAAACTTACGCCCATCAGCGGTAGCAGAAGCCAAAGTATCATCTAAAAAGCGCTGATCCTTGGAAAGCAGATTCACGACATCAAGACGGAATCCGTCAATACCTTTAGTCAGCCACCAACGCATCATCTTATAAATATCCTGACGCATCTTCGGATTTTCCCAGTTTAAATCAGCCTGAGTTTTATCAAACAAATGCAAATAGTAAGTATTGGTTGCTTGATTATACTCCCAAGTAGTCCCGCCAAACTTAGACTGCCAGTTATTCGGCTGATCGCGCCAAATATAATAATCATAATAAGGATTATCCTTACCGGTACGCGCCTGCTTAAACCACTCATGCTCGGTAGAAGTATGATTCACTACCAAGTCCATAATAATCTTCAACCCTTTGGCGTGAGCTTGTGCTAACAACTCATCAAAATCAGCCATCGTACCATACAACGGATCGATCTCATAGTAATCAGCAATATCATACCCATTATCACGTTGCGGCGACACGTACGGCGGTGTCAGCCATAAATAATCAACGCCCAGCTCAGCCAAATAATCAAGCCGCGAAATAATGCCTTGAATATCACCAATACCATCACCATTACTATCTTGAAAACTTTTAGGATATATCTGATAGACAACTGACTGCTTAAATTTTGTGTTCATCTTTATTCGCCTCTCTTTATAAAAAGAAGTTGATGTGGCAAGCTGCTTGCCACATCAACCATTTTCCTACATACCGAAATCAGTTTCCTCAGCAGTAATAATTTCTTTACCGCCAGCTTTTTGTACTGCCATTTTGTGGAATACAAAGGTAAGAACCATCGGCACGGCAATTGCTACAACCATTGCAATCGCAAACGGTAACCAATATTGTGGTTGAATTGACAAGATTCCTGGCAATCCACCAACACCAATACCATTAGCCATAACGCCGGTCACAATTGAAACCACTGCCGCACAAGCTGAACCAATGATGGCCGCATAGAACGGATAACGGAATTTCAAGTTAACCCCATACATCGCCGGCTCGGTAACTCCTAACCATGCTGAAATAGTTGAAGATGTCGTTACTGAACGAGTTTTTGCATCTTTATATAAGAAATAACATGCGAAGGCAGCTGCCCCTTGAGCGATATTGCTCAAGGCAATCATCGGCCAAATCATCGTTCCACCAAGATTCGCAATCAACTGCAAGTCAACAGCAATAAAGGTGTGATGCAATCCGGTAATTACCAGCGGTGCATAAGCGAGACCGAAAATAATTGCGCCGATAAAGCTAAACGGTCCGGTTAGCAGCCATTCAAAAGCGAAGGCAATCGCATTACCGATTTCACGTGATACCGGTCCGATAATTGTATATGATAATACTAAAGTTACTAATAAAACAGTAATCGGAATGATAACCATTTTCAATGCATCGTGGATATATTTGCTTAAGAATGTTTCCATCTTAGCAAGTACAATCCCACCAAGCAATGCCGGTAGCACTTGTGCTTGATAACCAACTTTTTGAATAACGAACAGACCAAAGTCCCAAACCGGTACTTCTCCGGCAGCATTCGCTGCCGCATAGCCATAAGCATTCAATAATTGTGGTGATACCAGCATAATTCCTAAAGTAATACCTAGTACTGGCGTACCGCCAAACTTCTTAACTGTTGACCAACAAATAGCAACCGGCAAGAAATGGAATATCGCTTCACCCGGCACCCATAAGAATGAGTTTAACGCATCTACCCAAGGATACATTTGCACTAAAGTTAAACCATCAACAATAGCAATACTCTCCAAAATATTACGCAATCCTAAAATCAACCCACCGGCTAACAATACCGGAATGATTGGTACAAAAATCTCTGCCAAGTTAGCAATCAAACGCTGTAAAATATTTTGATGTTGCAACGCATCCTGCTTCACTTCTTCTTTGCTCACTTTTTCAATGCCGCTTACAGCCGCAAAATCCTTATAAAAGTCAGCAACAGCATTACCAATAATAACCTGGAATTGTCCAGCACTGGTAAATGTTCCCTTCACATCATCCAATGCTTCAATCTTAGTAATGTCTGCTTTACTCTCATCTTTTAAAACAAATCGTAATCTCGTCACACAATGCGTCAACGAAACAATATTGTCTTTACCGCCAACGTACTCAAGCAACGATTTTGCTTGTTCAGTATACTTTCCCATAGTATAAAACCTCCTAATTTGAAAACCTTTACACTACTAATATAACTTGTTTAACCAAGTTTGTCAACATGTTTAAACAAGTTTATTTTTATCACTAAAAGAAATGATAAAAACAGCGGTCTGCCAGACCGCTGTTTTTAGTTTTGAGTTTCCTCATTATTGATTATGTCGTTTTTTCTTGATGATTAATAACACAAGTCCTGCAAGAGCAACAATTGCACCGATAATAATAAAATAGAGTGTATTTTGCCCGGTACTTGCTAATGCATCGGTATTATCCAAGCTTTGTTCTTCAACAACAGTCACGGTAAAAGTAGTGTTAAGTACTCTTTCGTTAGTATTGTAAAGAATTCTGCTTGTGCTGTTGTTAGCAATTGCCGCATTTGGATCAGTATAAGCAACCTCTAACTCAAATTTTCCACTTTGCGGACTTTCTGTTAACTTAGCAATATTGCTAATACGTAATGGCGTTAAAGTTGTATTTAGATTATGATCCAATGCTGCGCTGCCAGAACGATTTAGTAATTCGGCTTCTAATGTTCCGTTGGCAATGAATGCTTTTAAATCTGCATAGCTAACTTGGAAATCATTAGCCGAAATTGTCCAAACACCATCAGCGATGTAATCTTGCC
Above is a genomic segment from Culicoidibacter larvae containing:
- the treC gene encoding alpha,alpha-phosphotrehalase — translated: MNTKFKQSVVYQIYPKSFQDSNGDGIGDIQGIISRLDYLAELGVDYLWLTPPYVSPQRDNGYDIADYYEIDPLYGTMADFDELLAQAHAKGLKIIMDLVVNHTSTEHEWFKQARTGKDNPYYDYYIWRDQPNNWQSKFGGTTWEYNQATNTYYLHLFDKTQADLNWENPKMRQDIYKMMRWWLTKGIDGFRLDVVNLLSKDQRFLDDTLASATADGRKFYTDGPRIHEFLHEMNREVLAQFPDALTTGEMSSTNLASCIRYTNPANEELDMVFNFHHLKVDYKDKAKWTKTPFDFAELKQLFTEWQVGMHEGGGWNALFWNNHDQPRALSRFGNDHEYRFESATMLATVLHGMQGTPYIYQGEEFATGNPDFTSIHQYRDVESLNAFEILRNANIPEAEVLDILAAKSRDNGRTPMTWDSGHANGFTSGKPWISAGRNADEVNAAADCAAAKSVFKYYQKLIQLRKEQAVIVDGDYQPLFAEHAQLFAYSRNLADEHLLVLANFYDTPMEIDLSAIEWLKGSQQVLISNAAKPLERLEGIISLQPYETYMVLG
- the treP gene encoding PTS system trehalose-specific EIIBC component, yielding MGKYTEQAKSLLEYVGGKDNIVSLTHCVTRLRFVLKDESKADITKIEALDDVKGTFTSAGQFQVIIGNAVADFYKDFAAVSGIEKVSKEEVKQDALQHQNILQRLIANLAEIFVPIIPVLLAGGLILGLRNILESIAIVDGLTLVQMYPWVDALNSFLWVPGEAIFHFLPVAICWSTVKKFGGTPVLGITLGIMLVSPQLLNAYGYAAANAAGEVPVWDFGLFVIQKVGYQAQVLPALLGGIVLAKMETFLSKYIHDALKMVIIPITVLLVTLVLSYTIIGPVSREIGNAIAFAFEWLLTGPFSFIGAIIFGLAYAPLVITGLHHTFIAVDLQLIANLGGTMIWPMIALSNIAQGAAAFACYFLYKDAKTRSVTTSSTISAWLGVTEPAMYGVNLKFRYPFYAAIIGSACAAVVSIVTGVMANGIGVGGLPGILSIQPQYWLPFAIAMVVAIAVPMVLTFVFHKMAVQKAGGKEIITAEETDFGM